A stretch of Verrucomicrobiia bacterium DNA encodes these proteins:
- a CDS encoding ATP-binding protein codes for MINRAMVPVVRAALERQAAVALLGPRQVGKTTLALEIARQSDAIYLDLQKASDRAKLSDPPAFLALHEKRLVILDEIHRTPDLFPVLRGVIDEGRRRGHRTGRFLILGSASIDLLRQSGESLAGRISYLDLGPLHPGEVDPGDDETLWVRGGFPDSFLARSDEESLAWRDDLIRTYLERDIPQFGPRIPAETLRRFWTMLAHAQGGLHNAARLAAGLEVSGQTVGRYTDLLVDLLLVRRLTPYAVNVGKRLVKSPKVYLRDCGLVHALLGIGDRDALLGHPVVGGSWEGFVIESLLAVAPARTVPGFYRTSGGAEVDLVLELPGGKRWAVEIKRSPDASPSRGFHEGCSDLEVAQGWVVHSGTGRHPLRDGVQSIGLRDLMAELAG; via the coding sequence ATGATCAATCGCGCCATGGTTCCGGTTGTCCGGGCGGCATTGGAACGCCAAGCCGCGGTTGCCCTGCTGGGACCGAGACAGGTCGGCAAGACCACTTTGGCCCTCGAAATCGCCCGTCAATCCGACGCCATTTACCTGGATCTCCAGAAGGCTTCCGACCGCGCCAAGCTGTCCGACCCCCCCGCGTTTCTGGCGCTCCATGAAAAACGGCTGGTCATCCTGGATGAAATTCACCGGACTCCGGACCTGTTTCCGGTTCTCCGGGGAGTCATTGATGAAGGGCGCCGGCGCGGTCACCGCACCGGTCGATTCCTGATTCTGGGTTCGGCGTCCATCGACCTCCTGCGCCAAAGCGGGGAAAGCCTCGCCGGTCGCATCAGTTATCTGGACCTGGGACCACTCCACCCGGGTGAGGTCGATCCGGGCGACGACGAGACGCTGTGGGTGCGCGGAGGATTCCCCGACAGCTTTCTGGCCCGGAGCGACGAGGAGAGCCTGGCGTGGCGTGACGACCTGATCCGAACCTATTTGGAGCGCGACATTCCCCAGTTCGGTCCCCGGATTCCGGCCGAAACCCTCCGCCGGTTCTGGACGATGCTGGCCCACGCCCAAGGTGGACTTCACAACGCGGCGCGACTCGCGGCGGGATTGGAGGTCAGTGGCCAAACCGTGGGACGATACACGGATCTGCTCGTGGACCTGCTGTTGGTCCGTCGGCTCACCCCTTACGCGGTGAATGTGGGCAAACGGCTGGTGAAATCGCCCAAGGTGTACCTGCGGGACTGCGGACTGGTCCATGCGCTCCTGGGAATCGGGGATCGGGATGCGCTCCTTGGGCACCCGGTGGTCGGCGGGAGTTGGGAAGGATTCGTGATCGAAAGCCTGTTGGCGGTGGCGCCGGCGCGCACGGTCCCGGGATTCTACCGGACTTCCGGCGGCGCCGAAGTTGACCTCGTGTTGGAACTGCCTGGAGGAAAGCGGTGGGCGGTGGAGATCAAGCGCAGTCCGGACGCATCCCCCTCCCGGGGATTCCACGAGGGGTGTTCCGACCTGGAGGTGGCGCAAGGCTGGGTGGTGCACTCCGGAACCGGACGACATCCGCTCCGGGACGGAGTGCAGTCGATTGGACTCCGCGACCTCATGGCGGAGCTGGCCGGGTAG